A stretch of DNA from Roseofilum casamattae BLCC-M143:
GCTGGCGCTCTCGGGTTTTATTGGTCTCAAGGAGGATGGTTGCTCTCTCCTCACTTCTTTCCGGAGAAACTTCCTCAAGACGTCGAGCGCGATGGATTTCTCCAACTCCTCGATCGCTGGCACTTCCTGCCCACCTTAGCTTTAGCAGCTCTCTCCTATGCGATCGGCAATCTCGAATATCTGGGGGCGTTCTTTCTGAGTACGACTCTTTTGTTCCACGGCGTACAAACCGTGAACTCCATTGCTCATCTTACTGGCGATCGACCGTTCGCGACCAAAGATGGTAGCCGTCATAATGGATTTGTGGCTTTTCTGACTCTGGGTGAAGGCTGGCATAATCTCCATCATGCTTTTCCCTCTTCCTGCCGCCATGGGATTACGATTCGCTCCGGTAAAATTGCCTATCTTCCCGACCCAACATTTCGCTTTATTCAAATGTTGCAGTGGTTCCAGTTGGGCGAGCAGCTCAGAATCCCCTCTGCGGAAGATTTGCTCAAACGTGCTAATCCAGAACGCGAGCAGTTACCTATGGTTGGGAACACTCCAGTTCAATCTTAGAGGGAATTTCAACTAATATCACTATCTTTCAAGAGCGATCGCGAATTCACTTATGCGAGAATTAGATCCGCAAGAAGTGGTTTTGCGATCGGTGGCTTTGCGATCTCGCTTTCAGACCGTTCCGGATGGGTATAATCTAATTCCAATTTCTCAGAAAACCTCGCCTCTTCCCAGATGCAATTGCTAAAGTAAGCTAAGGGTTGCATCTAAATCTAGTTCGCTAACGACTCGCGTTAGGAGATCGATATACTCTAATGACAAAAAAGACAAAAACTGCACTGATTGCAGGGGTTACCGGTCAAGACGGTTATTACTTAAGCCGGCTATTATTAGAGAAAGGATACCATGTGGTCGGGCTAATTCCACCGCAACGGCAGACTAGCATAGGGAAGTTAGGGGCGATCGGCGATCGAATCGATATTTATCCCGTCGAACTTACCGATAGCAATGCTTTATTAGAAATGGTGCAGCAAAAGCAGCCCGATGAAATTTACAATTTGGCAGCGCCAAGC
This window harbors:
- a CDS encoding acyl-CoA desaturase, with amino-acid sequence MRNYSPLTIVSYLLGPTLIIISHIGSLLVLVTGLSWGAIAWIIGLYLIRMLATTAIYHRLLTHRSYQAPKLLLWIGCIIGSSAGQMGPSWWKAHHLCHHQHADRDRDPHSPYTPLAGALGFYWSQGGWLLSPHFFPEKLPQDVERDGFLQLLDRWHFLPTLALAALSYAIGNLEYLGAFFLSTTLLFHGVQTVNSIAHLTGDRPFATKDGSRHNGFVAFLTLGEGWHNLHHAFPSSCRHGITIRSGKIAYLPDPTFRFIQMLQWFQLGEQLRIPSAEDLLKRANPEREQLPMVGNTPVQS